The sequence below is a genomic window from Pseudorca crassidens isolate mPseCra1 chromosome 7, mPseCra1.hap1, whole genome shotgun sequence.
accgcaacgaagagcagcccccgctcgctgcaacttgagaaagcccgcatgcagcaatgaagacccaacgcagccaaaaataaaaaaataaaaataaataaataaaataaaatgagaggcCTGGGACCCCCTTCGCAGCCCTGCCCTACAGGCTCTGGGACTCGGGTCCACAGCGAGGTCCAATAGGGACCAAGTATCCAGTGGGCAGGGCGTGGGGCAGgggctctccctccctctgtacCTGCTATAGGAGACTAGAAACGCCACGGTGAGGAGACCCAGGGAGAGTACATGCCTCCACAGCAAGTCCAGGAACCTGGCGTTGTTCGTTTGGTGCATTCTGGGAAAACAAGCCTGTTAGGTGGCCTCGGCCCACAGCCTGGGGCCCAGGCCTCCCACACAGCCCCGGCCCCAGCCACATGCTCCCTGGGCACCTTCTGCCTTGGCTgcagctcctcccacccccagtagAGGCCAAGCCCTAAATGGCATCCAAAGGGCTTGCAGCAAGTCCCTGGCAGAGGCCAGCCTGGGCCAGTTCAGGGCCACCCCAGCCAGGGCAGAAGCTCACcttaaatacagaaaaaggaaggaatagaCGGAGAAGAACCACATAAACTGGGAATGGCTGGAGGGCATCCCGTACTTGGTGCCCACTGCCGTGTGGGGACCTGGTGGAGACAGAGAGCAGGGCATGATGGGAGGATGCAGGCCTCCCAGTAATGCCCTAACCTGGGGGACCCGCAGACCCCCAAGGCCTGGGCCCTACCTCCACAGGGCCGTGGCTCCTGGATGACGTGTTTGATCAGCCAGTTGACCCCCTCGTTCAGTGCCAAGCCCCCAAGGAACGAGATCTGCTGGGAAGATGCATGGTCAGCAGGGCCTCTGTGTGCTTGCTGGCCGCCGCCCAGCCCAAAGGCCGTGGCCGCCCACTGAACCTCCAGCCCAGTGGACAACCTGCAACCAGCCAGGAGGCTCCACACACCTCAAGAAAGGTggaagcaggggagggaaggCAAAGCCCCTGGGAAGGAATGGTGaggcccctcctccctggggtGGGAGTGACTCACTCACCGTGTGCAGCTCCCGCTTGAATATGATGAGGGTCACAAAACCAACGATGACAAATATGGGGCTGAGGCTCAGGTAGGCAAGGAGATGGCCAGAGAGATCACCTGGGCAAGGCAGGGAGAACAGGATGAGGACAGAGCGCAGCCATGGGAGAGGGCCTGGCCCCCAGCAAGCCAAGTAGAGCCTCAGTCAGAGGTGGTCCCAGCCGGGCCCGGAGCGCAAGGCCAGGCGGCTGGGGGTGCCTCAGCCTTCCAAGCTCACCGCTCGTCCTCAGTCACGGGCACAGCGTGTTTACTAAGCACTCAGGTTCACAGATCGTGAGTTTAAAGCAGGTGCCTTCACTCTCCCTGTTCTACAGATGACGACACTGAGTCCCACAGGGGCTGCatgatttgtccaaagtcacacagccagaaagaGGTAGGATCTGACTAAAATCCGAGTCTCTAGCCTGGTCCAGGTGCTACACCCACTATCCCACCAAAGCGGATATTTGAACCTGGCTTGGTCTGACCCCAGAGGCTGGGCCCTGTCCCAGGAGGCAGCCTGGCGGGCACATGGATGACTCCGGAACGCAGTGCTGTGCGGAGACCGACCCAGCCAAGCCCTGGGCCTCCAGGGCAACCTGGTGTTCTCTGAACACCGCACAGACTTGGGTCTACACTGTGGACTCTGACAGGGAccaaggctgggggtgggggtgaagccCCATTGCCCACTACGGCCACCCGCTGCAGTAACAGCTTCTCACTGCCTCTCTACTGGCAAAAAAATTGGCTACCTATTGACTACCTGCTTTTTACCCCCTAATAGGTCTCAGCAGGAGGATCCTGGAGCCAACAGACAGGAGCCACTTTCCTGCTAGTCCAAAAGCCACCCTCACCATTTGAGACAGGGCAGCTATGTAGCAGCTCTGGGGTCAGAGAGTGTGGTTTAGTTCCCGTGCCAGCACTTGCTGGCTACACGACCTCAGGCAAGGacttcacctccctgagcctcagctctctCACCCGTGAAATGGGGATATCAGTAGCCACCTCCTACCGCCATGGGAGCTCTGATGTGACCAGGCCTGTGAGACGCCCAGCTCGGTCCCTGGCACCCAGGACACTTCCATGTTTGGAGAACTCAGTGTGGGAAATCGCCCCACCACCAGCCTGGCCTCACACAGGCAGCAGGAAGGTACCCACCCAAGGCCGAGCCCAGATTCCAGGCTGAAGGGAGGGGCACATACCTGGCCTCCCCCACACCTACCCAGGGTAGGGCTGGCTTTGAACTGGCCTGGGAGAACAGGCCAGCAACATAGGTCCAAATGCTAGTACTGCCATAGGCCCCCTGGATGACACTGGGTGAGGCCCTTCCTTTTTCTGGGTTTCTGTCTCCTCATCCACACAGTGGCCTGGCCCCCTCCAGCCCTGAGATTCTGGGTCTCTCAGCTGTCCAGCCGATGCCCAGGACACTGGGTCATCAGGAGGACAGGAAATGGCTGGTGCCCCCAAAGCCTTGGccatctccatggcctgtctcaCAGCAAGCGCCACCTCTGGGCCTTCCTGCAGATGCTGTCAGCAACTCTGCCTTGACCATCCTCTTGTCTAAGACCCCCGGTGGCTCTCTCGGCCCTTAGGATAAGTCCCACCTCAATCCAGCTCATCAAGCCCTGCAGTCCTGGCCCtgcttccctcccaccttctGCTCCAGTTCCAGGAACCAAATTCTAGTTCCCTGAACGCACCATGCTCTGTCCTACTTCTGGACCTTTGCACACACTGTTTCCCCCACCTGGGATGCTGTCTGGGTTAACTCAACATAAATTAAGTACCCActacagtggggaaaaaaaaaaaaaatcacactccTGCCATTGCAAAGCTCTCAGAATCTGTAACCAGGGCATCGTTCAGGACACCACTCATTAGTGGAGCTATCCGGCCTGCATCTGTCTctccctctagaaagtaggcgcCATGAGTGCAGGGATGGGGTCTCTACACCCCACTCAATTCCCCCAAGcccagcacagcgcctggcactaACTGGGCTCTAAAATGATGTTAAATGAAAGGAGAATGGATGAAGGAAGCAGGGTCCGTGTGATGAGGGGCACGAAGGAGAAGTGCAGGGGGTCACAGAAGAGTTAGCAGGGGCACTAGACCTTGAGAGAGGCCCCCAGGTTCAGCCAGGTCTCTCCTCCAGGCACCCACAGTCCCTGCAAAGGGTCCCTCATCACAGCCTGCGTCATGCCGCTCACGTCTGCCAGCCTCCTCCTTCCAGGCCAGGGAGGGGAAATCATGAAGGTGCCGAGGACTTAAGCAGGTCCCTTCCCCACTCCAGGCCTTGGTTTCCGTCCTGTaaagtgggcttttttttttcacagtctgGGAGTCCAGGTACATATTGGTTTGTTCACCGTTCAAAATGCAGAGcgggcccagggcctggcattcAGAAGGTGCTCAGTGGATACCAGCTGAATGAAGGATGAGTGAATGGCAGGGAGGCAGGCAGACAGTAGGGCCCAACAGCTGCAGGGCCGCCCCATCCCCAATATAACCCAGAACACCTAGGGTCAAAGTTTCCTGGCATCCAGTCCTCAGCAGGGCCAGGTTCTCATGTCTCTGCATGAGTAGGCCCTTCCTGGGGCAACCAGGGCTCAATGAGGGGGCCCCCAGCCTCACCCAACACCCAGCCATCCTACACATAGATGGCAGTGTGGGCTTGAGAGGGTGCTGGGAAGGCGGCATCATGTTAACTGCAGTTATTTCTTCAATGTTTACTGTATGCGAGGCACTGCACTCAGCATTTCTCACATCTCCTATTTCTGATTCTCACGTCACCACTAGAAGGGAGGCACTGTGATTAGTTCCACTttagagaggcacagagaggtgaagtcacttgctCAAGGCCTCGGCCTGAACTCTGACCCCAAGGCCCAAGCTCTGCACCACTCTACTAAACGGCCTCCAGAACGCTCACTACAGGACCTCACGGATGGAAAACGCTGAGCTTCTGGAGCTGTGTCTGATGGGAAGCTCCAGAAGTTAACATCCCAGAGGCTGCCTGACCCCTCACCGGGTTCCCTGAGTTGTAGAGCAGTGCCCCCTACCCAGGGCGTGGCATCAGAAGTACTCAAACAACGAAGAGCTGCCCGGCCTCGATTTGCACACTCCCAGCAATGGGGAGCTCTTTCTTCCAGGCAGCCCCAAAGCACTGTTTGAAGGAAAAAGGCACTCCCTACACGCCGAGGAGAGAGTTCAGCCTCTCCGGCTCCGGGAAGGGCGGGGAAGAAGGGCCCAGGTCCAGGCCAGTGATCCGTTCCCGCCTCACGCACACCACCGCCCCATTACAGCCCACCGGCGCCCCGGGACCCAGTGGAGCAACCCCGGCCGCGCAGCCGCAGAGTGCGCGAGCGAGCGGCTCACAATTTCGCCCAGCTCATCGCCACACTACTGCGCCTGCGCGGCGCGCGCGCCGGCCGAACCCTCCGTGGCTCACTATTTGACAGTTCCCACCCCGGTCCCCCGGCGCCCCCTCTGCGGGCTTGCGCCGGCCGGAGCGCCCGGCACTGACCGGCCGGCCCCAGGAAGGCGTCCTCGAAGCCGGGGTTGTCTTTTACCTGCAGGATATTCGACGTGGGTGAGGGTCACCGGCCGCCATGAAGCGGGGAGCGAGCACTGTCCGTCCGCTGCCATCTTACCCGGAGACCGGGCTTCGCCGAGCAGCCAATAGGGAGCCAGGGGGGCGGTGGTCCTGACCTATCACGCCGGGGGAGGTGCCGCGCGCCCAATCGGAGGCCGATACAGGTAGCGGCGCAGCCATTCACCGTGCAGGCCGTGGGGCAGGCCCGAGCGGCGAATCAGGAAGCAGGGCCCCTAGGAGCCTGCGAGCCGGCCAAGACGGCGCCCAATCCGGGACGAGCGCAGGTAGGTGGCTAACCAATCAGAGAAAAGGAGGGTTTCAGCACACAACAGAGAGCAGAACAGCCAATCAGAAGGTGAGGCCGGCTCGCGGTGTGGGCAGGGCGGGCCAATCACCCGCTAGCTTGGGGGGCGTGTTGAACTTTGGTGGGAGCTTTGGTTTGGTGGGGACGTGTACCGAGTGAAGGCTTCCTCGATACCGGGAGCCAGCCCGGGGTCGACAGTACTTCAGCGCCTGTCAGAGCGCATGCTCGAAGCGGGGAGGCAACCTTGGCACTATGGAGTCTGAACTCACCTACTTTTAGTTATGCGTTAACTGAGGCCAGAGACCCAGAGGGGACTTATTTTCCTTTGCCCTTTACTGACTGGCAACGGAGCAAGTCACACAAAACTGACAACCTTTCCATTAAaggttgggggtgggatgggggaagggactCCCGGGTCGGAGCTCACAGTCGGCCCCCTGAATGCTTTATGGAAGCTTAACTGATGTCGAGTGGAAGCgtaattgaaattaaaagactCCGTTCCTCATTTCATTCAATTAACACAGATTTATTGATTCAATCCCATTTATGCTGCTTAATGAGGCATCTTGGGAGCATTTTAAACAAGAGGCGGGTTTTCCACCTATacctcagttttcccaaaacATTCCTCTCATTGTCCTACAGGCCTTGCATAAATAGCCACACCTTACCacccacctctccctctcccaccctcactcTCTCTTGGGCTAGATTGCAGTGCTTACAGTCAGGTAAAGTGCCCGGCTCCTCCTGTCGTTGAGCCTTTTCACATGCTGTTCCAGTCTGTCTCAGGTGTCTGTCCTCACTTAGAGGTTTCCATGGCCAGGAGAGGGGCCTCCACTGGGCTCCCACAGTTGCATCCCAGTTGCATCCCCTCTCCTACCCCAGCACTGACCACACTGGACTGTAATTGGCTCCTTGTCTGTCTCTCAACAGTAAACAATGGTTCTCCGAATTCATGCAGCGCCGAGATCAGCTTGTAGAAAATGGGCCCTGGATTGATCCAGTAGATCTTGGGTTGCAGCCTTGGAGTCTACATTCTTATGTCCCCTGGGGCTCTGATATAAGTGGTTGCAGCCACAACTGGAGAAGACCTGGGCAGCATGAAGACAGGGCCTGTTATGTATTGGAGACTGGCCCAGGCCGATGCTAGAACAAGTGCCGGATAAATAACCTAAGTGTTTATGAGAAGTGAGAACACAGCAGAGGATTCCGCTGACTCTGTGAGCCAGCCAGGCAGCAGGAGTGAGTACCATGGGTGGGGCTGAAAGGACTGGGGGGATGATGGTGACTCAGAACCCACCAGCGAGCCAGGAGGGCCCCCAGGACCCCTCAACTGTACTCAGCTTCCCACCCGGCCCAGCCTGGGCTCGTGTGGGTCAGCTGGCCCCATTTCACTGTCACCTGCCCTCAGCTACCTCAGGCACTGCCATTATTAGCCGCTGAGAGGCAGGAGGTGTGAGGAGTGGGCTGTGAGTTTCCCAGAATAGTTCCCTAGGACAGGGACGCCGTCCCGTCTGGCTGCATGGCCCCTCCCTGGTTAGATGGCATTTCATGGATGAGCAGTTAGGCTTGAGAAGCCAAGTCCCTGAAACCCAGGCCTATCCTCTCACCTCGGGGAGAGTGTTCTGGAGGAAGTGTCAGGGTGAGGAACTATAAAATGTGAGGGAGTTAGCTGGGGTGGGCttttcctggcagagggaacagcacaggATGAAATAggcaagagagagggagaggtgaggtgctgggggagaggggcCTGGCCTCCCAAAACTTGGAGGGCCACTCTTGGTGACTACAGAGGGGATCTTGAAAGGTGACTTTGTCGTTTGGTTCGGTTTtgcctttgaaaaaaattaaaatataacactCATACAGGAAAATCCAGAAATCGAATGTGTATAGCTTGATGAAGTTTCACAAACTAAGCACACCTGTGTTAGCAGCCCCCAGATCGAGAACCAGAGCCCCAGGAGCTCCTGACACCCCTTCTCATCACCCCAGCGTGACCACCATCCCATCTGCTAGCACCATACATTAGGTTAGTCTGATCTCTGTACTTTCTATAAGCCGAATGCTACAGTACGTGCTTTGGGGGCGTGGCTCCTTTCCCGGCATTGTGTTTGTGAGATCCATGCTGCGGCCTCTAGTTGTAATTCGTCTACTCTCCCTGTGTAGTGTTCCACGGTGTGAACACACCATGTTTATTGGTTTCTTTTCCATTcgactagacttttttttttggccgcaccacacggcctgtgggatcttccccgaccaggggtcaaacccgtgccccctgcatcgggagtgcggagtcttaaccactgcgccaccagggaagtccttccattCAACTCTGCTGGACTTCGGGGTGTTTCCAGGTCTGGGGTGTTAGGAATGGTGCTGCTAGGAACAGCCTTGTGCAGATCTTTGGTGTACAAATGGATGCTTTTCCGATGGCGATGTGCCTAGGAGCCAGTGCGGGGTCCCATGAGATGGGAGAGATGACAGCACAGACCTGCCATGTGGATGAGGAGCTGGGCTGTGCAGGCATGAAAGCTGTGAGGGGAACCATGGGAAGCTGAAGGAGCTACCTGCCTCCTCCCTGAGCTGAGGGGTGGACCAGTGATGCCCCTGGTATCTCTCTGAGCATCCTGGGAGGTGCTCCATCCTTAGTCACTCGTCTTAGCTCCACTACAGCCTGGGAGGCAGTTCTTAATGCACCCAGTTTATAGCTGAGGACAGTAAGGCTCTGAGCGTCCCACCATTTGCCAAGTCAACTGGCTAGTGTGTGACAGAGCCacgatttgaatccaggtctgccTGATGGGCAGGCCCAGGTTCTGAACCACCCTGCATCCCATTAACCAAACTGCAGGCTGCCTCCTCCCACTGCCCAGAGGAGTCCTCAGACAAGCCGCAGCTGTCCCGGGCAGGGCAGGCCTTTCACTTTGGCCTCTCCTCTGGAAGGGAATTCACAGACAGTGCGGCCCCCGGATTAGAGGCACAATGTCTTACTCTGTGCACCACACCCCAGCCACCCTGGCATGCGCTCAAAGTCCCTAGGAAAGaactcttcccctctctgggcctgtttccccgAAATGTGTCAGCTGCCGCCCTCTAGATTAGAGGTTTGTTCATGCACTTCCGGGACTATTTGAGCTCCTAGGCGGTGCCAGACCACATCCGTCTGGGCATCAAGGATGAAgggagaaagatggagagaagcaAGGGTGCTGCCATTGAGAAACGTCCTTCCCACAGAGGATGTGGGACTCctggatcctaaagatgccagtAAGAAAGACAAATGGTCTCAAAGTAGAAGTGACAGTTTTGGCTTCAAAACCTCTGAGAGGAGCCATTCACTGTCTGTGTCTTAGCATAGAGGCTTCTAGAAGTCAGGACCTAGCGTTCCAAACACCATGGAGCCAAGTCCTCGAGACACATTGTCTGGCTCAGTCTCCCAAGCCACAAGCTCCCCTGGTTTGTGGCATgtgctgatttccatggtgtaaatactctctCCTGTGGCCACTTGCCAGCCACCATCGTGATGGTACTGAACAAGGAGTTAGGAAGAGATGCACAGTCCGCTCTCGCTAGCAGATGGGGTGCAAGCCGGCTCCGGAGCCTCCACCGCTGCCTGTGCAGCACCTGgcgcagtgcttggcacacagtaggcgcacAGGAAATACTTGGTGGACAGATGATCCTTCTTCACCTGTCCTGTCCCATTTGCGCACACGCCCTGGGAGCCATTTATATTGTAATCAAAGCcactgtttactgagcacttgatgTGAACCACAGATTGGGCCAAAGACGACACTACGAGATCTTACCCTCCACACCTCCCTCAGGCTGCACGAGAATCAGTCTCACAGGCGATGCAGCAGAAGCCCTACAGGTTCAGGAGATATGAGTGTCCACGCTGGGGCTGCTGTGTATTCGCTGTATGCACTGGGGTGGTCATCCTCCACTCTCAGTTTCCCCTTTCATCAACAAGGGGGCTGGCATCAGTtacctactgctgtgtaacaagccaGTCCCAAACCTAGTGCCTTAAGACCATCACCATTTTATTCAAGATCTGCAACTTGGCTGGCTCAATTCTGCTGGGTCACTCATGCAGCTGGTGACTCGACTGGGCCTGTGTGGTCCAAGGGGCCTCCCTCAAATCTGACCCTTAGCTGGGGCTTCTGGCCCGGGTGCCACATTCTCCTTCACGTGGCCTCCGGCAGAAGAGCCAAGGTTTTCATGGCCGCAAATACTCTCCAAGAGGGCGACCCCAGTGCACCAGAGCTCGCCAAGCCTCTGCTTGCATCACGTCACTCTTGTTCCACTGGCCAAAGCAGGTCACGTGGCCGAGGTCAGAGCTGCCATGGGAGAGGCCTATACAAGGACATGGATTCCAAGAGGCACGATTCGTGGGGGCCGTGACTGTAACAGTCCACCAGCCGCCACAGAAATAAGTGGGCCAGGATTCCCCTGAGGGCCTTCCCAGACCTGGTGTCTGGTATTCTGAGCTTCCTGGGACTTGTTATGCTAGAAAGGAAGTTCTCCAAGACTGAttcagggtgtgtgtggggggggatggCAAAAGGACCCAGGAGCCAGCTCAAAGGGGCTCCCACTGGGAAAATTTGTGACCATCTAAACATCAGAAAATTGATTGTAACTGAttgtaaatatcaaataaataataaccCACGAGTCCACAGTGGTATTCAAAACGGAAGAGGTAAAACTCTTTGCGGAATGCTATTCggcaacagagaaataaaatactgatacatgccatAGAagggatgaatctcaaaacagTATTCTATGTACAGAAGCCAAGCACAAAAGATCACATGTTGTGTGACTCCACTTACAGTAAATGTCTGCAAAAGGCAAGTCATGAGAGAAAGTAAATTGGTGgcggcctgggggctgggggattCACTGCAGTTGAGCATAAGGggtcttttggggtgatggaaatactctaaaacaggggtccccaacccttgGGCGATGGACCGGTagcggtccgtggcctgttaggaaccgggctgcacagcggggggtgagcggcgggcgagtgAGTGACGCTTCATCTGTCTTTACAGCTGCTCCCCGTCGCTCGCAGTACCGCCTGAGCTCCATcgcctgtcagatcagtggcggaattagattctcataggagcacg
It includes:
- the DOLPP1 gene encoding dolichyldiphosphatase 1 isoform X1 — protein: MAADGQCSLPASWRPVTLTHVEYPAGDLSGHLLAYLSLSPIFVIVGFVTLIIFKRELHTISFLGGLALNEGVNWLIKHVIQEPRPCGGPHTAVGTKYGMPSSHSQFMWFFSVYSFLFLYLRMHQTNNARFLDLLWRHVLSLGLLTVAFLVSYSRVYLLYHTWSQVLYGGIAGGLMAIAWFVFTQEVLTPLFPRIAAWPISEFFLIRDTSLIPNVLWFEYTVTRAEARNRQRKLGTKLQ
- the DOLPP1 gene encoding dolichyldiphosphatase 1 isoform X2 — translated: MAADGQCSLPASWRPVTLTHVEYPAGDLSGHLLAYLSLSPIFVIVGFVTLIIFKRELHTISFLGGLALNEGVNWLIKHVIQEPRPCGGPHTAVGTKYGMPSSHSQFMWFFSVYSFLFLYLRMHQTNNARFLDLLWRHVLSLGLLTVAFLVSYSRPISEFFLIRDTSLIPNVLWFEYTVTRAEARNRQRKLGTKLQ